A genome region from Hymenobacter tibetensis includes the following:
- a CDS encoding ferritin-like domain-containing protein: MSEIFEESSAVEKAVDKSNTPLQRRSFLRFTGAGVVLTGLVLAGCDDSLTDDELNAAASSDSKGDNNRVVNVGSGDFGILNFAYALEQLEAAFYAAVLASPYYASASPAERAALKDLEAHERIHREFLKTGISANGGTPIEDLEPDFSSIDFSSRSSVLGAAMAFEDLGVSAYNGAGPLISNPVYLGLAGKIVSVEARHAALIRDLLRYGNFVGSDVVDTRTGLEISMRPSQVAAMANKYLKPGSKINVSKLPRD; the protein is encoded by the coding sequence ATGTCTGAAATTTTCGAAGAAAGCTCCGCAGTCGAGAAGGCCGTGGACAAATCGAACACGCCCCTGCAGCGCCGGTCGTTCCTGCGCTTCACGGGAGCCGGCGTCGTGCTGACGGGACTGGTGCTAGCTGGCTGCGACGACAGTTTAACCGACGACGAGCTGAATGCTGCCGCCAGCAGCGACAGCAAAGGCGACAACAACCGCGTGGTGAACGTGGGGAGTGGTGATTTTGGCATACTCAACTTTGCGTATGCGCTCGAGCAATTGGAGGCAGCCTTCTACGCTGCCGTACTGGCTAGCCCGTACTACGCCTCTGCTTCCCCAGCGGAAAGAGCCGCTTTGAAGGATTTGGAGGCGCACGAGCGGATTCACCGCGAGTTTCTGAAAACGGGTATCTCGGCTAATGGCGGAACCCCCATCGAAGACCTGGAGCCCGACTTCTCGTCTATCGACTTCAGCAGCCGCAGCAGCGTACTCGGGGCCGCTATGGCGTTCGAAGATCTGGGCGTCTCAGCGTACAACGGCGCGGGTCCGCTGATCAGTAATCCAGTGTACCTGGGGCTGGCTGGCAAGATTGTGTCGGTGGAAGCCCGGCATGCCGCCCTGATTCGGGACTTGCTCCGGTACGGCAACTTCGTGGGTTCCGATGTGGTGGATACGCGCACGGGCCTCGAAATCTCTATGCGGCCTTCGCAGGTGGCAGCCATGGCTAACAAATATTTGAAGCCCGGCTCGAAAATCAACGTCAGCAAACTGCCCCGCGACTAG
- a CDS encoding ferritin-like domain-containing protein: MNILNLITEIERVDPEVYERLDQRRQMFRHFAGFGKKLAASAVPLAVGSMFQKAYGQSSGLSDQVKFVLNFALGLEYLEYYFYQTGLDSAGLLTGQARNSVTTIRNDERKHVDFLRSVLGSAAIADPGAGAYDFTGAKGGARQALFPTVFTNQGTFLAVAQALEDTGVRAYKGGAPLLISNNTVLEAALNIHSVEARHASHIRTVRRGGPQAVPGTLNSMPKSWISGNDNGGPAPSATAPVYGAGNPAADYPGEENTTQAGVNLASLPGVTMAEASEAFDEPLDPSTVLAIAGNFIK; the protein is encoded by the coding sequence ATGAATATTCTGAACCTGATTACCGAAATCGAGCGGGTGGACCCGGAGGTATATGAGCGGCTCGACCAGCGCCGCCAGATGTTCCGCCACTTCGCGGGCTTCGGCAAGAAACTGGCAGCTTCTGCTGTCCCGTTGGCCGTGGGCTCGATGTTCCAGAAAGCCTACGGGCAATCTTCGGGACTGAGCGACCAAGTTAAATTCGTGTTGAACTTTGCCCTTGGGCTGGAGTATCTAGAGTATTATTTCTATCAGACCGGCCTCGATTCGGCGGGTCTGCTCACGGGCCAGGCCCGGAATTCCGTCACTACCATCCGGAACGATGAGCGCAAGCACGTCGACTTTCTGCGCAGTGTGCTAGGCAGCGCCGCCATTGCCGATCCGGGCGCGGGCGCTTACGATTTCACGGGGGCTAAAGGCGGCGCGCGGCAGGCTTTGTTCCCGACTGTATTCACCAATCAGGGTACCTTCTTGGCCGTAGCTCAGGCTTTGGAAGACACGGGTGTACGTGCCTACAAGGGGGGCGCTCCGCTTCTGATCAGCAACAACACCGTGCTGGAGGCTGCGCTCAACATCCACTCGGTGGAAGCGCGCCATGCGTCCCACATCCGGACGGTGCGCCGCGGTGGGCCGCAAGCAGTTCCCGGCACCCTAAACTCCATGCCTAAGAGCTGGATTTCGGGCAACGACAACGGTGGGCCAGCTCCTTCCGCCACCGCCCCCGTCTACGGTGCTGGCAACCCTGCAGCCGATTATCCAGGAGAGGAAAACACCACCCAAGCGGGCGTCAATCTGGCCTCGTTGCCGGGCGTAACAATGGCTGAAGCCTCAGAAGCTTTCGATGAGCCGCTGGATCCGAGCACAGTGCTGGCCATTGCGGGCAACTTCATCAAGTAG